In Phycisphaerae bacterium RAS1, the genomic window GGCAGCTCGCCGGCGTCGTAGCTCATCAGGAAATCGAAAATCTCGCGACAGGTCACGTCTCAGCTCCGCGCATGTACGGGTCCAGCAGCGTTCGCAGCGCCTGCCGCGCGCGGTGCAGGCGCGTTTTCACTGCGTTGACCTCGATTCCCAGCAGGCGGGCGGTCTCTTCGGTGTCCAGGCCGTCGAGGTCGCGAAGTTGAAGCACAATCCGATAGGACTCGGGCAGCTTCGCGATGCAGTTGCGAACAAGCTCGCGCATCTCGCGACCGGCCGCGGCCTCATCCGACCGTTGCCAGTCGACCGCCGGGTCCGCCTGGTGGCCGTCGGTCAGAAACGCGGGCAGCAGCGACTCGATCGACTGCTCCGGGCGGCTCTTGCGGCTTCGCAGACGCATCAATGCGGCATTGACTGTGATGCGGTGCAGCCAGGTGGAGATACGCGACTGCCCGGAGAACGTGCCGATCGCCTTGAACGCCGACAGGAACGCCTCCTGCACGACTTCGCCGGCGTCGTCCTCGCTGGGCAGCATCCGCCGCGCGACGGCCAGCATTCGTCCGCCGTGCGTGCGGACGAGCAGCTCGTAGGCCTGCTCGTCGCCGGCGCGGAGCGCTTGGAGCAGCGCGGGATCATCGTGCTCGACGTTCGGCATGCGGAGGACTCAGCCCACCAGTGGCCCACCGCGGACGATACTGGCGAAGTCCGCGGGCGGCAATCTGGCGAACCGGCCGGTACTGGTCAAGGGGCGCATCCCCATACAGGTTGCGATCGGCGGCGTCTTTCCGAACCCGCCGCACCAAGCGGCGGGGTGACGGTCGTTTGCGACTGGCGCCCCACAGGCCGCGGACGTCACCCCGCCGCTTGGCGCGGCGGGTTCGGACGGATCGCCACCTGATACTGAATGCACCCTGGTCAGGTTGTACGGTGGGTGCCGCATCATGGCACCCGAACGTGACCAGCACCGATCGGCCTCAGGCCGGTCCCCCCAGGCGCTTGGGCAAGCGTACAATTCGCTCATGACGCACTCTGTTCGGACCGCTGTCTGCGTCCCGCTCGCGCCACGGGGCGGTGCGATCCTGCATGCGTTGTTCGCCTCCTACCTTGCCTCGAGCCTGCTCGCGGCCGCCGCCGCGTTTGGGCAGGCGCCGGAGCAGGACGTGACGCCGGTGTCCGCGGCGCTGCCGGAGAGCAACGAAGCGGCGATTCTGACCGCGCAGGTGGAGCAGGCACTGCAGTTCGGCGACTACCGCCTGGCGATCAGCCTGACGCGCAGAATCGCCGAGCTTCCCGAAGGGCTGGTCGCCGTCCCGGGGGCGCGAACCTATTACCCGGTCTGGCGCCAGGCGCTGCGGCTGTTGGCGCAGCTTCCGCCGGAGGCGAGCGAGCTCTATCGGCAGATGTACGACGCGCAGGTGCGCGCGGAGCTGGACGACGCGGCGCCGCGGGGCGACTTGCCTGCGCTCAGGCGGCTGTTTCGAACGCACCGCGCCAGCGGGCAGTGGGAAGCCGTGGGCGGCGAGCTGGCGGCGCAGCTCATCGACCGGGGCGAGTTCGGTGAGGCGATCGACGTCCTGCGGGTGATGTCGGAGAACGCGACGTCGCGCGCCGCGGACGTGGCGGCGCAGCTCGCCGTCGCGCTGGGCCACGTGGGCGCGACCCGCGCCGCGGGGCGCACGCTCGAGCGGCTGGCCACCGAGCTGCGGGCTCATCCGCAGCCGGGCTGGCCCGAGCGGCTGGCGCTGCTTCAGGCGTGGCTGGGAGCCAGCGCCGCGGCCGGGCGGGGCGACGGGATGACGCTGGAGCCGCTTCGTTCGATCGACGCCAACTGGTCGCTGCCGCTGACGCCGGCGAGCTCGGGCGTGTTCGACAACGACGACCAGGTGGCCGAGACGATGGATACGCTGCGGCGGTTGCCGCTGATCGAGCCGGTGCTTGACGACGATATGCTCTTCGTGCGCGGGCGCGGCACGCTGTGGGCCATCGACGCGCTGACGCTGACCCTGCGTTGGCGGATGGGGGACATGCGGCAGGCGGGCGGAGCCGTGCAGCCGGAACGGCACGACGAGCCGGGTGAGGAGGACAGCCCGCCGCTATCAGACGACGCGTCGCTGCTGTTTTCGCACGCCTTGCGGCACGCCATATCGACCGGTTTCGGCAAGGTCTTCACCATCGAAGGGCTGACGCTGGCGGACCAGGACGCCGAGCGCTTCGGCTGGCAGGGCATCGGCAACGATGCGCCCGGACCGGTTCCCAACGCGCTCGTCGCTCGCGACCGGGCTGACGGACAGATCGTATGGCGAGCCGGCGTGGATGCCGATGATCCGCTCTTCGGCGTTGCGTTCCAGGACGCGCCGCTCATCGCGGGCGGCGCAATCTGCACCGCCATCCAGCGCGGCAACGAACTGCGCGTCTGCCTGATCGATCCGGAAAGCGGCAAGTTGCGAAGTGAAGTGATGGTGGTCGGGCCGCCGACCGCGTTCTCGGCGCTCGGCGGGCGCTGCCTGCTCACGTGCGATGAAACGACGGTGTATCTCTGCACGGGCAACGGCGTGGTCGCCGCGCTGAGCCGCGATGACCTGTCGTGGAAGTGGGCCGCGGTCTATCCGGGCACAAGGCAGGAGCGTCGCGGGCGCTGGCGCTGGATGCCATCGTCGCGCATCCGGATGCACAGCCTCGGCGCGCAGCGGCCGCTGATCGCGGAAGATCTGCTGATCGTCTGCCCGCCGGACGCGCCGTTCGTGTTCGCCTTCGACCGCTTCAACGGCCGCCAGGTGTGGCCGCCCATTGAGCGCTCGGCGTTCGATTTCGTGGTTGGGCCGGCGGCCGAAGGGTTGCTGGTGGCGGGAAACAGCGTGGTCTGCCTGGACCTGGCTGACGGCCACACGGTCCGCTGGCGCTCGGTGACCATGGAGATCGCCGGCCGCCCGTGCGTCGCGTCCGATCGTGTCTACGTGCCGACGACGGGAGGACTGGTCACGCTCGACGCCCGCACCGGGCGCGTACTCGACGACGCCGGCCAGGCGATGGCGGAGAGCGTGCGGCGCTCAGCCACGCCGACGGGCGTGGGCGCGGCGCTGCTGACGGACGGCCGCGCGCTCTACGGCGTGTCGCCCAACGGCGTCTTCAAGCAGCCGGATGCGGCCGCGGCGCGGGCGCAGGTGGACGAGCTGCTGGCCGCCGCGCCCGCGGACGCGCGGGCGGTGCTGGCCGACGCGTGGCTGAAGCTGCTCTCGGGACACGACGAGGCGGCGCTCGACGCGCTGCGTTTGCTGCAGCGTGGTGACGCTCAGGTTGCCGCGGCATGCGACCGGCTGCTGACGGGCGTGTTTCTGGCGCTCGCGCGAAAATCGCCCGACGCCGCCACCCGGCTGGACTGGCTGAAGCGGGCCGCGACGCTTTCGCCGGGTCCGGACGGCGCGGCGGCCGGGCTGATGCTATACGTGGGGCGAACCCTCGAGGAAAGCGGGCAGTTGGAGGCGGCGACGGCGCACTACTGTGACATGCTCTCGGGCATGTCGGCTGACGCCGCCATCGACCGCAGCGATCCGCGTCTGCGTCGCGCTGGCTGGTCCCTGGCGCTGGAGAGGCTCGACGCGCTGCTGGCGGGAGCGGACGGGGCGGTGGAAAGCACGTTGTCGCAGCGGGCGGCGGCGGCCGGCGCGGCGCGCGACTACCGACTGCTGCGGCGGCTGCGCGGCGCGGCGCTGCCGGAGCGGACCCGGGCCGAAATTGACGCGGCGCTGGCGGCTTCCGACCTGCCGTATGAGCTGGCGTTCGAGTTTGCCGAGTCGGCCGCGCAGCGCGGCGGTGAGCCGGGGATGTTGCTGGAGCGCTGGGCGGCGCACGTTGCGCTGGGGCGCTTCGCCGAGGCGCAGCAGGATCAGGCGCGCTGCACCGAGGCGTTCGGCGCGGGCGTCGGGCTGAGCGACGCCGAGCGGAGCCTGCTGGCGCGCGTTCAGCGGGACATGGAGAAGCTGGTCCGCGAGCAGACGCCGCCCTTTGATCCGACGTTTTTCCGCCCCTGGCGACTGCCGGCGAGCGAGCTGCTGCTGCCGATCGGCGGCGTCCCGAGGGACGCGGCGTTTGTGCTCGCGCGGAGCCTGTCGGATGACGCCCGCCTGGTGCGGCTGGTGAGCGTGGCGTCGGGGCAGACGTGGCGAAGCTGGACGGACGGGCTGGAGCGTCACAGCGGCGCCGCAGCGATCACTCACGCGTTTTTCAACGAGCGGCTTGGGCACGGTGATGTGGAAAGCGCCTGGCCGGTCGCCACGTTCGGCGCCCTGGCCGCGGCGCCGGTCGCGGGCGGGTTGATCGGCGTGGGCCTGGCGCCGATCGGCCCGGAAAAGCGGGCCGGCACGCGCCTGTGGGAATATCCGCTGCCTGAATGGGGCGAGCTTCCGCCTGACTTTCATCAGGTCTGCGCGGTCGGTCCGGAGGGCGTCTGCCTGTTGACGCCGCGGCGACGGCTGGTGCTGCTCGACTGGCATGACGGACATCCGATCTGGGAGCGTGAGCTGGGTTCACTGGACGCGGTTCGCATCGCGCGCGCCGGGCAGACGCTGGTGATTCTGGATCGCGACGATCAGCTTTCGTCGCTCGCGTGGCGCGACGGTCGAAACCTCGATCGCTTTCAGTCCGACAATCTGGTGGTGCATGACCTGCTCGCGCTCGAAAACACGGTGATCGTCTGGAGCGATCTGGGCGTGACGGCGATCGACGCCCAGACGCGCGAGGTTCTCTGGACGCATCAGGAACCGACCGACGATCTGCACGCTCTGGACGCCGCCGGCGGATGCCTCGCGCTGCATCACGCGGGCGGCGGCGTGGCGCTGCGCGACGTGCATTCGGGAGAGGCGCTGCTGCACGGTCCGCTGCCGGACGTGGGCGACCTGACCGCGGTCGCGCGTTCGGCGACGCGCGCCTACCTTGCGGGCATCGGCGCCGCGCCCGGGGCCGGGGCGCTACGGTCGAACGTGCAGATCTGCTGCGTCGAGCTGCCGAGCGGCCGGAAGATATGGTCCAACGTGATCGAGTCGCTTGTTCCTGTGACGTGGGGAGCGCTGACGGCGAATCCGCAGTACATCCCGGTGTTGATTGAACGGTCCGGCGCCGACGGTTCGCCCGAGGCGCGCGTGGCGAGCCTCGCGATTCAACTCATCGAGCGCGAGTCGGGCCGGGCGCTGGAGCCGCTGCCCATCTCCGAGCATTTTCGCAACGCGGACACGGGCGGCCCGACCTGCCTGCTGACGACGTCGTCACGGATGATCGTGCAGTTCGGCGGTTCGATTGCAGCCTTCGGGCTCTCGCGCACGACGCGCGAGCCTTGACGAGGAGAACGCATGAGTGCGTTTCACTTCACGCACCGCTCCCTTACGGTCGCGGCTCGGATGACGGTTACGGCTCGGATGACGGTCGCCGCTCGAACGCTGAGCGCGGCTCTGATGCTGGTCGCGGCGCGCGATGCAACGCCGCTCGCCCACGCGGATGAACGCCCGAGCGCCGCGCCCGCTCCGCCGTCGCTGGTCACACCGCCGCCGGAGATCACGCCCGCCGTGCAGCGGGCCATCGAGAGCGGGCTGCGGTACCTCGTCTCCACGCAAAACCGCGACGGAAGCTGGCGCACCAGCGGCTCCTCCGGCGATTACCCGGTCGCGATGACGGCGCTGGCCGGTCTGGCGCTGCTCGCCGGCGGCAGCACGCCTACGCAGGGCCCGTACGCCTCCAACGTCAGCCAGGCGCTCTCGTTCGTACTCAAGAGCGCCCGCCGCGACGGGCTGATCGCCCAGGCCGAGGAGGAGAGCCACTGCATGCATGGTCACGGCTTCGCCATGCTCTTTCTGGCGGAATGCTACGGCATGGAGGAAGACCCGAAGCGTCAGGCGTCGATCAAGCTCGCGCTTCAGCGGGCCGTTGATCTGACGGCCCGCAGCCAGAGCGCGGCCGGCGGCTGGCTGTATACGCCCGACGCCGCCAGCGATGAAGGTTCGGTGACGGTGACGCAGGTGCAGGGCATGCGCGCCTGCCGCAACGCCGGCATCGCCGTTCCCAAGAAAGTGATCGACAACGCGATGCGTTACCTGGAGCGCTCCACGAATGACGACGGCGGCATCCGCTACCAGGTTTCAGACAGCGGTCCAAGCCGCCCGGCGATTACGGCGGCCGCCGTCGCCTGCTGGTTCAACGCCGGCGAATACGAGAACCCGCTGGCGAAGAAGGCTCTGGTCTTCTCGGAGAAGACGCTGAACCCCGGCCAGCCGCAGAACATGCGTTACTTCGGGCACTACTTCTATGCCCATCTTTACATGGCGCAGGTAATGTACCTCTCGGGGGAGCAAAAGTGGCAGGACTACTTCGCCTCGATGCGCGACGCGCTCGTGCGCACGCAGCAGACCGATGGATCATGGGACGGCGACCGCGTCGGATCGACCTACGGAACGGCGGTTGCGCTGATCATCATGCAGTTGCCGTATAAGAACCTGCCGATCATGCAGCGGTAGGGTGGGACGGGCGTCTCGCCCGTCCCTGCAAGGCCAGGAACCGGCAAGATGCGCGTTCCACCCGCAGCTTTGATGTTCTCTATTTCACCTGTCCGCCGCCGGCGCCCGCCTGAATCGCGTACAGCGCCCGCCGGTTGGTGATATACAGAACGCCATTCGCGGCGACCGGGGTAGTGTAGACGGAACTCTCCAGGTTGTTTACCGCCAGCTTTTCCATCTTTCGCCCGTGCTTGAACACATAGACGTCGCCGTCTTCGTTCCCAAGCATGACCTTGCCGTCCACGACGTAGGGCGATCCCCAGATCGCCGCTTCGAGATCGGCGCGCCACAGCCGCTCGCCGGTCTTCAGATCGAAGCAGTACAGAAATCCGCTGAGGTCGCAGGCGTAGACCAGGCCGTCGCGCACGGCCGCGGTCGAGAGCGAGCGGTGGAAATCATTGCCACCGTGGCTCCAGAGCTTCGCCGCACCGGTGGCGTCGCCTGTTTTCGTCGCGTCGATGCAATGAAACTGGCCGACGCCTTCGCCGTGCTCCGGGTCCTGGCCGACGCACAGGAACACCTTGTTCTCGAAGAATACGGGTGTGGAGATGATGTAGCTTTTCGTGCCCCGGCCGCCGAGCACGTACTTCGCATCGGGCGGATTCATGTTGTACTTCCAGATCGGGTCGCCCTTGGCGGGATCAAGCGAATAGAGCCATCCGTCGCCGCCGGCGAAGAACACCTGCGGCTTGCCGTTCACGACGCCGTAGGACGGCGAGGACCATTGGCCGTGAAGCGTGTTTTTTCCGGGGTCGTTTCGGGTCCAGGCCACTTCGCCGGTCTTTTTGTTGACGCCGATGAACGCGGGCGCCGCGGGCGCCGGGAGGTTCAGGTGTCCCTCGTCCACGCCGTTGGACGTAATGACGTAGACCATGTCCCCTACAACGATGGGCGAAGAAGTCGCCAGGTTGTGCGGGAAGACGCCCAGTTCTTCGATCATGTCCAGCGACCAGACAATATCGGCGTCTTCCTTCTCGTTGTACTTCTCATCCGTGACCGGGCCGTCGTTGTCACCGTCGAGAAATCCCTCCACGTCGGCGCACACCAGCTCGCAGCGATTGCTGACGTAGTAGACTCGGTCGCCGTCGGCGGACGCCGTCGAGCAGATGCCCTGCTCGGGCCAGTCGTTGACCTGGCCGGTCGGGAGCTTGTCGTGCGTCGCCTGCCAGAGGAACTTGCCGGTTTTCTCGTCCACGCAGACCACGACGCCCTTATCGCCCTTAATCTTGGGGCGCAGCTCGCCGTTGTTGTTCGTGCCGACGAAGATCTTGCCGCCCGCGATGACCGGATTGCCGTAGGTCTGCGACCCGAGCGGCGCGACCCACTTGATGTTCTTCTTGCTGCGCGCGTCCCACTCGGTTGGCATTCCCGTCTCGTCGCTCACCATGTTGCGATCGACGGACCCGCCCCACATGGGCCAGTCGCCGCGCTTGGCGGCGGGGGGAGCCGCCGGGCAGAGCGAGCTGCCTGCGCACAGGAGCGCCGCCAGCGCCTGCAACAGCAATGTCGAATGTCGAATGCTGAATGCGGCGCCTTCGCGGCTCGCTGTTCGCGCGACGAATTCGACATTCGACATTCGACATTCGCCGCGCCGCGATGCGGAGTGTTCTGATTTATTCATTCGGCCTCACCTCAATATTGTCGTAGAAGATTTCCGTTCCCTTGCTCTTGGCGGTCGTGCCGTTCGAGTACCCGTACAGGGCCGGGCTGCCCTCAGGGATCGGGAATGGATCAATCAACTCGACCGTCCATTCCTTCGGCTCGCTCTCGCCCCGCGGCCAGACTTTGCCGCGGACGATGCCCTTGTCGCCCTCGCGCTGCACCTGCAGTTTGACTGTGTACCACGTGTCCGTCTTCCAGTCGAACGGCACGTCCTTCTGCAACCGCGGAATCGCCGGCCAGGTCGTCAGCCGCAGCGACGGCTCCGTGCCCATCAGAAACAGCTCGTAGCGTGCGTTCACCAGGCCCATGTCCGGCTTCCAGTTCGGCTTCTTCGGCATGCCGAGCATGTCGGCCTGAATGGTGTAGCCGCCCGCAATGGGCGGAGTCATGTATGTGCGGATGCGCATGAACGGCGGCGACGGTTTTTCCGCGAGCTTCTGGAGTACTTTTCCGCCGTCGCGCTCGACGACCTTGGTCTTGCCCGCCACGCCCAGCCAGGCGGGCGGAATGCTGTCGGCCGCCAACGGCTCGAAATCGACCTTGAACGGCGGCTTGGGGCAGACGCGGACGCGAACGGCCGCTTCCTTGCCGTGATACTTCAGCGTGAGCGTGCCGGCCGAGAACACGGGCTCCGGCGCAGCCTTGAACGCCAGCCCGCCGTCGTGTGTGAATGCGCCTTTGACGCCCTTCACGCTCCACTCCTGATCCTCGGCGACGATGGCCTGCATCGACGACGCCCCGCTCTCGCTGTACTCGCGAATCTGGAAGGTGGTGGACTCGCCGGGCGCAAGTGTGACTTCACACGGCACGACCAGCAGCGCCTCCGCCATTCCCGGCCCCAGGCCGTATAGCTTCTCCGCCGCGTACTCAGGCGCGCGCGTGTCGCTTTTTCCGCCGATGCAATATGTATTGTAGCGCGTCTGCAGGTAGACGCGTCCGTCCACGACCGCCGGCGACCCCTGAACCTCGTCAATCAGATCATCCGATCGCTTGAATTCCTCCACGTCCAGCTCTGCGCACGCGGCGCCATTGTCTTTCAGGATGTGGAATGACCCATTGACTTCTCCGATGTAG contains:
- a CDS encoding outer membrane biogenesis protein BamB; this translates as MTHSVRTAVCVPLAPRGGAILHALFASYLASSLLAAAAAFGQAPEQDVTPVSAALPESNEAAILTAQVEQALQFGDYRLAISLTRRIAELPEGLVAVPGARTYYPVWRQALRLLAQLPPEASELYRQMYDAQVRAELDDAAPRGDLPALRRLFRTHRASGQWEAVGGELAAQLIDRGEFGEAIDVLRVMSENATSRAADVAAQLAVALGHVGATRAAGRTLERLATELRAHPQPGWPERLALLQAWLGASAAAGRGDGMTLEPLRSIDANWSLPLTPASSGVFDNDDQVAETMDTLRRLPLIEPVLDDDMLFVRGRGTLWAIDALTLTLRWRMGDMRQAGGAVQPERHDEPGEEDSPPLSDDASLLFSHALRHAISTGFGKVFTIEGLTLADQDAERFGWQGIGNDAPGPVPNALVARDRADGQIVWRAGVDADDPLFGVAFQDAPLIAGGAICTAIQRGNELRVCLIDPESGKLRSEVMVVGPPTAFSALGGRCLLTCDETTVYLCTGNGVVAALSRDDLSWKWAAVYPGTRQERRGRWRWMPSSRIRMHSLGAQRPLIAEDLLIVCPPDAPFVFAFDRFNGRQVWPPIERSAFDFVVGPAAEGLLVAGNSVVCLDLADGHTVRWRSVTMEIAGRPCVASDRVYVPTTGGLVTLDARTGRVLDDAGQAMAESVRRSATPTGVGAALLTDGRALYGVSPNGVFKQPDAAAARAQVDELLAAAPADARAVLADAWLKLLSGHDEAALDALRLLQRGDAQVAAACDRLLTGVFLALARKSPDAATRLDWLKRAATLSPGPDGAAAGLMLYVGRTLEESGQLEAATAHYCDMLSGMSADAAIDRSDPRLRRAGWSLALERLDALLAGADGAVESTLSQRAAAAGAARDYRLLRRLRGAALPERTRAEIDAALAASDLPYELAFEFAESAAQRGGEPGMLLERWAAHVALGRFAEAQQDQARCTEAFGAGVGLSDAERSLLARVQRDMEKLVREQTPPFDPTFFRPWRLPASELLLPIGGVPRDAAFVLARSLSDDARLVRLVSVASGQTWRSWTDGLERHSGAAAITHAFFNERLGHGDVESAWPVATFGALAAAPVAGGLIGVGLAPIGPEKRAGTRLWEYPLPEWGELPPDFHQVCAVGPEGVCLLTPRRRLVLLDWHDGHPIWERELGSLDAVRIARAGQTLVILDRDDQLSSLAWRDGRNLDRFQSDNLVVHDLLALENTVIVWSDLGVTAIDAQTREVLWTHQEPTDDLHALDAAGGCLALHHAGGGVALRDVHSGEALLHGPLPDVGDLTAVARSATRAYLAGIGAAPGAGALRSNVQICCVELPSGRKIWSNVIESLVPVTWGALTANPQYIPVLIERSGADGSPEARVASLAIQLIERESGRALEPLPISEHFRNADTGGPTCLLTTSSRMIVQFGGSIAAFGLSRTTREP
- a CDS encoding outer membrane biogenesis protein BamB codes for the protein MNKSEHSASRRGECRMSNVEFVARTASREGAAFSIRHSTLLLQALAALLCAGSSLCPAAPPAAKRGDWPMWGGSVDRNMVSDETGMPTEWDARSKKNIKWVAPLGSQTYGNPVIAGGKIFVGTNNNGELRPKIKGDKGVVVCVDEKTGKFLWQATHDKLPTGQVNDWPEQGICSTASADGDRVYYVSNRCELVCADVEGFLDGDNDGPVTDEKYNEKEDADIVWSLDMIEELGVFPHNLATSSPIVVGDMVYVITSNGVDEGHLNLPAPAAPAFIGVNKKTGEVAWTRNDPGKNTLHGQWSSPSYGVVNGKPQVFFAGGDGWLYSLDPAKGDPIWKYNMNPPDAKYVLGGRGTKSYIISTPVFFENKVFLCVGQDPEHGEGVGQFHCIDATKTGDATGAAKLWSHGGNDFHRSLSTAAVRDGLVYACDLSGFLYCFDLKTGERLWRADLEAAIWGSPYVVDGKVMLGNEDGDVYVFKHGRKMEKLAVNNLESSVYTTPVAANGVLYITNRRALYAIQAGAGGGQVK
- a CDS encoding Prenyltransferase and squalene oxidase repeat protein — protein: MSAFHFTHRSLTVAARMTVTARMTVAARTLSAALMLVAARDATPLAHADERPSAAPAPPSLVTPPPEITPAVQRAIESGLRYLVSTQNRDGSWRTSGSSGDYPVAMTALAGLALLAGGSTPTQGPYASNVSQALSFVLKSARRDGLIAQAEEESHCMHGHGFAMLFLAECYGMEEDPKRQASIKLALQRAVDLTARSQSAAGGWLYTPDAASDEGSVTVTQVQGMRACRNAGIAVPKKVIDNAMRYLERSTNDDGGIRYQVSDSGPSRPAITAAAVACWFNAGEYENPLAKKALVFSEKTLNPGQPQNMRYFGHYFYAHLYMAQVMYLSGEQKWQDYFASMRDALVRTQQTDGSWDGDRVGSTYGTAVALIIMQLPYKNLPIMQR
- the rpoE_6 gene encoding ECF RNA polymerase sigma-E factor; translated protein: MPNVEHDDPALLQALRAGDEQAYELLVRTHGGRMLAVARRMLPSEDDAGEVVQEAFLSAFKAIGTFSGQSRISTWLHRITVNAALMRLRSRKSRPEQSIESLLPAFLTDGHQADPAVDWQRSDEAAAGREMRELVRNCIAKLPESYRIVLQLRDLDGLDTEETARLLGIEVNAVKTRLHRARQALRTLLDPYMRGAET